CGTGCGGGCCGCCGGGCGCGACCCGGCCGGGGCCCTGCCGGAGCTGGACCTGCTGATCGACGAGTGGTGCGCCGACTACCGCGACGGCTGCGGGGCGCGCTGGATCCCGGTGGCCCGCCAGGCGGAGTACCAGGCGCGCGTGGTGCTCTCCGCGTTCGAGCTGGCCGGACGGCACCCGCGCGCGGGCTCCGGTCCGGCGGAGCCCGGGGTGGGGGTGCGGGGCGGCGGCGCCGACGCGGCGGGGATGACGCCCTGACGGGGCCCGTCTACTCGGCTTCCTACGGCAGGCCCTCGCTACTCGGCTTCCTCCGGCCGGCTCTCCCTACTCGGCCTCCTCGCGCGCGTGCAGCGCCGCCGCGACCACCGTGCGGGACTGGTGCTCGACCTGGTGCTGCAAGGGCACCCAGCGGGCGCGGAAACGTTCCGCGAAAGCATCGCTCCACATCGCGACGAGTTCCTCGAGCTGTTCCGCCGCCCGGTCGTCGGTCCCGCGCAGCGCCCGCCGCAGCATGGCCGCCGCCCGCAGCGGCACCCGCCGCGCGAACGCGTCCACGCTGCCCACGTACGCCCGGGTGCGGTCGGCGGGCGGGGTGTGGACCAGGTCGGCGGCCAGCCCCGGCACCAGCTCCAGCCCCCACCGGGCGGCCCGCAGCAACGGCCCGTCCAGGTCCGCCAGCCGGGGCAGCGCGCCGTCGAGCACGCGCGTCACCTCCAGCGCGTCGCGCTGCAGCCGGCGCGCGAGCCGGCCGATCGCCGCCGCCGGAGCCGGATGCGGGGCCGGATCGTCCACCAGGTCGCTCGCCCACATCGGCACCTCGACCACGGCGGTCAGCCCGCCGTACCGGTGGGCGTGGTACCAGGTGCTGTGCCGCGCGTCGTCGGGCAGGCTCGGGTACGCCGGCCCGGCGTCCGGCGCGGGCATCACGTGCACGCCCGGCCCGGACGCGGGCCAGCCCGCGGCGTCCGACGCGCCGGTCTCCACCGGGATGTGCAGCTCGGCTGCGGACTTGGCGAACGGCTCGGCGAGCCCGGGCACGTCCTTCGTCAGCTGCACCCAGCTGCCGCCCAGGTCCGTGCCGTGCAGGGTCACCTGGAGGTAGGGGCGCAGCTCGTCGATGACGCCGGTCAGGGCCCGGGTCTCGGGCGGCAGCCGGTCCGGCGGCAGCACGGAGGGGGCCCACTCCGGCTGCTCGGGGCCTGCGGGGCGGAAGAAGCCGAGGTGGTAGTCGAACAGGCTGCGCGGCGCCGGCGTCACATGCAGGCTCGCCCCGTCCGGGTCCGCGCACAGCAGGAAGTGCCAGGAGATGCCGTCGCGCAGCTCCCGCTGCTCCAGCACCCGCCGGGCGACCGCGAGCAGGGTGCAGGATCCGGTCGGCTCGTTGGCGTGGGCGCCGGCGACCACCAGCACCGCGCGGCGGGCCCGGCCCACGGACAGCAGGTGCAGAGGTCTGCCCGCCCGCGAGGAACCCACCTGCCGCAGGGTGCACACACCGGGGCGGTGGGCGGTCAACGCCCGGGCAGCAGAGACCAGTTCGGTCACCGTCGGGTAGCGCAGCTCCGGCAGGACACTCACCCCCGTCACATCCGCCCGAGTTCGCAATCGCAGTACCCCACGGCCATGGGGCGGTGTCAAGGGCGCGACGGGGGAGGCTCCAGGGGGCGCCCGGAAGCACTGGCCCGGGCGGCGCGACCGGCGTGACCGGCCCGGGCGGCGCGGGACGTGCCACCGGCACCGGACGCGCCACCGGCACGGGACGACTACCGCTGGTGCAGCCCCCGTCCCGCCAGGGTCAGGAACGCCTCGCCGACCGCCTCGGACAGGGTGGGGTGCGGGTGGACGTGCCGGGCCACGTCGGACGGCTCCGCGTCCCAGCCGACGACCAGCTGGCTCTCGGCGATCATCTCCGACACGTGCGGGCCCACCAGGTGTACGCCCAGCACGCGTCCGCCGGCCTCGGCGACGACCTTCACCAGGCCGCCCCGCCCGTGCACCATGCCCTTCGCCACGGCGGTCAGCGGCATGCTGTTGGTCACCACCTCGTGCCCACGCGCGCGTGCCTCGGCCTCGGTCAGCCCCACGGCCGCGGTCTGCGGCGACGAGTACGTGACGCGGGGCACCGCCGCGTAGTCCACCGGAGCGGACGGCACACCGGCCAGCGTCTCGGCCACCAGCAGCCCCTCCGCGAACGAGGCGTGGGCCAGTCCGGGCGACGGCGGCGGCAGCAGGTCGCCCACGACGTGGACGCCGGGCACGGCCGTCTCCAGCCGGTCCCAGTCGGCCGGCACGACGAAACCGCGCCCGTCCGTGGCGAGGCCCGCGGCGGCCACGTCCAGGCCGTCGGTGACCGGGGCCCGGCCGACCGCCACCAGCAGCCGCTCGGCCGCGACCGTGAGCGTCTCGCCCCGGTCCGTGCGCACCCGCGCGCGCACCCCGTCGTCGAGGACCTCGGCGTCCAGCAGCCGCGCACCGGCCCGGACGTCGATGCCGCGCTTCTTCAGACCCCGGGTGAGATGACGGCTCACCTCGGCGTCCTCCAGCGGCACGATCCGCTCCGCGGCCTCCACGAGGGTGACCTCGGCGCCCAGGGAGCGGTGGAAGGAGGCGTACTCCACGCCGATCGCGCCCCCGCCGAGCACCAGCACGGACGCCGGGAGCCCGGGCGCGAAGAGGGCGTCGTCGCTTGTCACCACGCGCCGGCCGTCCGGTTCGAGCCCCGGGAGCGTGCGCGGTCGTGAGCCGGTCGCGAGCACCAGCCCGCGGCGCGCGGAGAGGTCCTGCACGCCGGGTTCGCCGCGCGCGCCCGCCACGCGCACGGACCGCGGCCCCGTCAGCCGGGCGCTCCCCGCGATCACCCGCACGCCCGCGTGCCCGAGATGCGCCTCCACCCCCCGGTGGTTGCGGGCCACGATGTCGTCCCGGGTGGCCACCACCGC
This genomic stretch from Streptomyces sp. Go-475 harbors:
- a CDS encoding M14 family zinc carboxypeptidase, which produces MSVLPELRYPTVTELVSAARALTAHRPGVCTLRQVGSSRAGRPLHLLSVGRARRAVLVVAGAHANEPTGSCTLLAVARRVLEQRELRDGISWHFLLCADPDGASLHVTPAPRSLFDYHLGFFRPAGPEQPEWAPSVLPPDRLPPETRALTGVIDELRPYLQVTLHGTDLGGSWVQLTKDVPGLAEPFAKSAAELHIPVETGASDAAGWPASGPGVHVMPAPDAGPAYPSLPDDARHSTWYHAHRYGGLTAVVEVPMWASDLVDDPAPHPAPAAAIGRLARRLQRDALEVTRVLDGALPRLADLDGPLLRAARWGLELVPGLAADLVHTPPADRTRAYVGSVDAFARRVPLRAAAMLRRALRGTDDRAAEQLEELVAMWSDAFAERFRARWVPLQHQVEHQSRTVVAAALHAREEAE
- the lpdA gene encoding dihydrolipoyl dehydrogenase, which codes for MDSPDVIVIGGGTGGYSTALRAAALGLQVVLVERDKVGGTCLHRGCIPSKAMLHAAELVDGIAEARERWGVKATLEAVDWPAVVATRDDIVARNHRGVEAHLGHAGVRVIAGSARLTGPRSVRVAGARGEPGVQDLSARRGLVLATGSRPRTLPGLEPDGRRVVTSDDALFAPGLPASVLVLGGGAIGVEYASFHRSLGAEVTLVEAAERIVPLEDAEVSRHLTRGLKKRGIDVRAGARLLDAEVLDDGVRARVRTDRGETLTVAAERLLVAVGRAPVTDGLDVAAAGLATDGRGFVVPADWDRLETAVPGVHVVGDLLPPPSPGLAHASFAEGLLVAETLAGVPSAPVDYAAVPRVTYSSPQTAAVGLTEAEARARGHEVVTNSMPLTAVAKGMVHGRGGLVKVVAEAGGRVLGVHLVGPHVSEMIAESQLVVGWDAEPSDVARHVHPHPTLSEAVGEAFLTLAGRGLHQR